A window from Pseudomonas campi encodes these proteins:
- the phnE gene encoding phosphonate ABC transporter, permease protein PhnE: protein MNRLINLLLLLGIGAAVIASFAYLGIDLGVLIQGDSLGQMAGYVRRFLSPDLSTAHLAAIGRGAMETLAMSALGTLLAAVFGLLLALPAAGRFGWSLQSAARLLLNALRAIPELVWAALMVLAAGLGPNAGTLALALHTAGVLGRLFAEALENTPTAPAEAIRLQGGSQVAAFCYGTLPNLWPQLLAYCLYRWENNIRMASVLGFVGAGGLGQMLYVSLSLFQEAQASTVILAMLVLVFGVDVLSGWTRQRWVRA, encoded by the coding sequence ATGAACCGGCTGATCAACCTGTTGCTGCTGCTCGGCATCGGCGCGGCGGTGATCGCCTCGTTTGCCTATCTGGGCATCGACCTGGGCGTGCTGATCCAGGGCGACAGCCTGGGCCAGATGGCCGGCTATGTGCGGCGTTTTCTCAGCCCGGACCTGAGCACCGCGCACCTCGCCGCCATCGGCCGTGGCGCAATGGAAACCCTGGCCATGTCGGCCCTCGGCACCCTGCTCGCGGCGGTGTTCGGCCTGTTGCTGGCCTTGCCCGCCGCCGGGCGCTTCGGCTGGTCGCTGCAGAGCGCCGCGCGTTTGCTACTGAATGCCCTGCGCGCTATTCCCGAGTTGGTCTGGGCCGCGCTGATGGTGCTGGCCGCAGGCCTAGGTCCAAATGCCGGCACCCTGGCCCTGGCCCTGCATACCGCAGGCGTACTCGGCCGCCTGTTCGCCGAGGCGCTGGAAAACACCCCGACCGCACCGGCCGAGGCAATTCGTTTGCAGGGCGGCAGCCAGGTCGCGGCGTTCTGCTACGGCACCCTGCCCAACCTGTGGCCACAGCTGTTGGCCTACTGCCTGTACCGTTGGGAAAACAATATCCGCATGGCCAGCGTACTCGGCTTCGTCGGCGCCGGCGGCCTGGGGCAGATGCTCTACGTCAGCCTCAGCCTGTTCCAGGAGGCCCAGGCCAGCACGGTGATCCTGGCCATGCTGGTGCTGGTTTTCGGCGTCGATGTGCTGAGCGGCTGGACGCGGCAGCGCTGGGTACGGGCGTAG
- a CDS encoding PhnE/PtxC family ABC transporter permease: MPPGRSPRKPVPHWNRAMLSRDPAALPRLLLTLLALALLWPGMRMSELDLGVLLQADSQSEMGRFVAAFWPPAHAPDFLQLLLDATLQTLAIATAGMALALLLAIPASLLASRALSLSAAARGGRPKPLAQLLRWPVRGLLIFLRSVPEIVWALLFVRAVGLGPTAGVLAIAITYSGMLGKVYAEIFESVDQRPAHALLQAGSGRLAAFVYGILPNAAAELTSYTVYRWECAIRASVVMGFVGAGGLGQQIDLSMRMFAGGEVASMLLTFLLLVLLADQLSRVLRGRLA, translated from the coding sequence ATGCCGCCCGGCCGCTCCCCCAGAAAACCTGTACCGCACTGGAACCGCGCAATGCTGAGTCGCGACCCGGCCGCCCTGCCACGCCTGCTGCTGACCCTGCTGGCGCTGGCCCTGTTGTGGCCGGGTATGCGCATGAGCGAGCTGGATCTGGGCGTGCTGCTGCAGGCCGACAGCCAGAGCGAGATGGGCCGTTTCGTCGCCGCCTTCTGGCCGCCGGCGCATGCCCCGGACTTCCTCCAGCTGTTGCTCGACGCCACCCTGCAGACCCTGGCCATCGCCACTGCCGGCATGGCCCTGGCCCTGCTCCTGGCGATTCCGGCCAGCCTGCTGGCCAGCCGCGCGCTGTCGCTGTCCGCCGCCGCCCGCGGCGGGCGCCCCAAACCCTTGGCGCAGTTGCTGCGCTGGCCGGTGCGCGGCCTGCTGATCTTCCTGCGCAGCGTGCCGGAAATCGTCTGGGCCCTGCTGTTCGTCCGTGCCGTCGGCCTCGGCCCCACCGCCGGGGTGCTGGCCATTGCCATCACCTACAGCGGCATGCTCGGCAAGGTCTATGCGGAAATCTTCGAGTCGGTCGACCAGCGTCCGGCCCACGCCCTGCTCCAAGCCGGCAGCGGCCGGCTGGCGGCCTTCGTCTACGGCATCCTGCCGAATGCCGCGGCGGAGCTGACCTCCTACACGGTGTACCGCTGGGAATGCGCGATCCGCGCCTCGGTGGTGATGGGCTTCGTCGGCGCCGGCGGCCTGGGCCAGCAGATCGACCTGTCGATGCGCATGTTCGCCGGCGGTGAAGTGGCCAGCATGCTGCTGACCTTCCTGCTGCTGGTGCTGCTGGCCGACCAGCTCAGCCGCGTGCTGCGCGGGAGGCTGGCATGA